The Candidatus Hydrogenedentota bacterium region CGACCAGACTTCGTTGTTGAGAGGCGGTATCATGCCTCCCGCCACCCAGAGCTTGTCATCGAGCACGAAAACCGAGTGTTCATGGCGTTCGCGCCACATGACGCTGGATTCCAGCTTCGCCCAGGTCTTGCCGTCCTTGGAATGCCATGCGTCAGCCCAGTTCGTTGAGGGGTTGTTTGACCACCCCCCGATGACCCACATCCGGTCGCGGTACACGGCCGACGAGAACCATAGCCTGGGATGCCATGGCGCGGCCTCGGTGGCGCAGGTCCATGTTTTGCCGTCTTCAGTGACCCAGACGTCGTTCAGCGCGGCATATTCCGGGACGTAGTTGCCGCCGCCGAACACGTACATCTTGCCGTCGAGCACAGCAGCCTGATGGTAGCCTCGCGGCGGCCACCCCGCGTTGGCGGTGACCTGTTCCCACTGCACGCCGTCCGCGGAGCACCAGACATCGTTTTTCAGGCTCGACGCGTCGCCGAAGTAGTAGTTCTCGGTACCTCCCAACAGCCACATCTTGCCCTTGAACTCGACCAGAGCCGCGGCGAGCCGGGGCGACCATCCAGCGTTGGGCGTAGCCTGTTGCCAAGCGGCGCCATCGGCCGACCACCACACCTGGTTCGATGCGGAATGGCCGGGCAGGCGTCCGTTGTACCATCCGCCCATGATCCACATTTTGTCGTTGAAGGCGATGGTCATCGGGAGATCGCTATGAATCCACGGGGCAGCGTCGAGCACGCGCGTCCAGGTCTTGCCGTCGGGGGAACTCCAGACGTCGCGCGGGGGCGCTTCATAGGATTGAAACCAGCCCCCGAACAGCCATAAGCGGCCGTTGTAAGCCACTTCGCCGGCCGAGTCCCGCGGCGTCCATTCGGCGGACTCGGTCACGCGGACCCAGTCGGGCGCCTGTTTTTGTGCGGACGCCGTGACTCCGAACAGGGAGGCAATCAAGGCTACAAGGAGGATCTTCATGGCAGCACCCCTAATCTTCCGCTCTTGAGACGGCACGGGCGGGGCCCGTCCTGCCCGCGTTGTCAGACTCGTTGCGATTCTAGCCGCCTCAGCCAATTGCGTCAATTCTGCTTGATGGAGGCGATGCCGGTTAGCTTGTGGGCAACGCAGGAGGTATTGCTCGTGCCGTGGCGCGCTCGGTAAGGCCCTGTTTTCATTCATGGGCCGCGGAGTGACTTGACTGCATTCAGGCAGCCGGGCATAGTGATGTAACTTGGCGCCAAAGAACGGGGTTTGGCATTCTCAAAGCGCAGGAGACAGGAGCATGGGATCATCCTTGGTGTGTATGATTGTCGCTCTTGGGTCGATGGTTACGGCTGCCGATGAAAGCCCTTTTCACCTTGTTGTAGCCCCTGTCGGTCCGCAGAATCCGCGTAACAGCGAAGCGGATATCATTCCTCTCAAAGACGGTTCGCTCTTGTTGGGGTGGACCGAGTTCTACGCGGGAAGCGGGGCCGATCACGGCCCGGCGCGCATCTCGGGCAAGCTATCGACGGACGGGGGCCGCTCGTGGGGCGAAAAATTCACGCTCGTTGAGAATGACGGCGGCTGCAACGTCAT contains the following coding sequences:
- a CDS encoding galactose oxidase, with the translated sequence MKILLVALIASLFGVTASAQKQAPDWVRVTESAEWTPRDSAGEVAYNGRLWLFGGWFQSYEAPPRDVWSSPDGKTWTRVLDAAPWIHSDLPMTIAFNDKMWIMGGWYNGRLPGHSASNQVWWSADGAAWQQATPNAGWSPRLAAALVEFKGKMWLLGGTENYYFGDASSLKNDVWCSADGVQWEQVTANAGWPPRGYHQAAVLDGKMYVFGGGNYVPEYAALNDVWVTEDGKTWTCATEAAPWHPRLWFSSAVYRDRMWVIGGWSNNPSTNWADAWHSKDGKTWAKLESSVMWRERHEHSVFVLDDKLWVAGGMIPPLNNEVWSLYIPPDWFAGE